The stretch of DNA TGAGTTCGGCATAGTCGTCCCGGGTCTGGGTGCTCAGCGGCAGGGGGATGCCCAATCTTTCCGCCATCTCCAGGCAGATGTTCAGGTCCTTGTGGTGCAAGGCCAGCTTGAAGCCGGGCTGGAAGCTGCCGCGGATCATGGTTTTGCCGCGCTTGTCCAGGAACCAGTTTCCGGCGGCGCCGCCGGAAACCACGTCGATGACCTTGTCCAGGTCCAATCCCAGCGCTTGCCCGAATGCCAGGGCCTCGGTGACGGCCTGGTTGATGCCGGCGCACATCACCTGGTTCACCGCCTTGGTGGCCTGGCCGGCGCCGGTGTCGCCCATGTGCATGATGCGGTTGCCCATCGCTTCCAGCACCGGCCTGACTTTTTCGACGGCTTCGGCCCGGCCGCCGACCATCAACGCCAGGGTGCCGCTGCAGGCGCCTTCGACGCCGCCGCTCACCGGGGCATCGAGAAAATCGCCGCCCGCCTGGCGGACGACCTCGGCGGCGCGGCGGGCGGTGGCTACGCCAACCGTCGAGCAGTCGACGACCACCGCGCCCGGCCGGAGCGTCGGCGCCAAAGCCCCGATCACTTCCAGCGCATCGGCGTCGGCGGAGACGCAAGTCACGATGACATCGCAGGCTGCGGCCAGATCGGCGGCGCCGGCGTAGGCCATGGTGCCGGTCTCGGCGGCGAGCGCCAGGGCCTTTTCCGGCGTGCGGTTCCAGACGCCGGCCAAAAGGCCCGCCCGGTGGAGGTTGCGGGCCATGCCCAGCCCCATGGCGCCGAGGCCGACGAAGCCGGTCTTCATGCTCATTCCTCCAGATAGGTGTAGTTGCTGAGCCCGGCGATCAGTTCGCTTTCGTACTGCTTGCGCTGGTGCAAGGGGATATCCGCTTCGATCAGCTTCTTGCGGTAGGCGCGTTCCAGCTCGTCGGGGTCGATGTGGACGTAGCGCAGCAGATCGTCGGCGCCGTCGCCCCGACGGGTATGGCTGAAGGTGTAGCCGCCCGAGCCGTCCAGTTCGACATTGACCGAGTGGGTGTCGCCGAACAGGTTG from Methylococcus geothermalis encodes:
- a CDS encoding NAD(P)-dependent oxidoreductase, with product MKTGFVGLGAMGLGMARNLHRAGLLAGVWNRTPEKALALAAETGTMAYAGAADLAAACDVIVTCVSADADALEVIGALAPTLRPGAVVVDCSTVGVATARRAAEVVRQAGGDFLDAPVSGGVEGACSGTLALMVGGRAEAVEKVRPVLEAMGNRIMHMGDTGAGQATKAVNQVMCAGINQAVTEALAFGQALGLDLDKVIDVVSGGAAGNWFLDKRGKTMIRGSFQPGFKLALHHKDLNICLEMAERLGIPLPLSTQTRDDYAELMARGHGEDDISGLFRLKSAARPKG